One segment of Phragmites australis chromosome 13, lpPhrAust1.1, whole genome shotgun sequence DNA contains the following:
- the LOC133888384 gene encoding probable metal-nicotianamine transporter YSL16 has protein sequence MPLIKLTGEPVLRSLVGCSAFSPSIRSCCSGEPAAAVSELELLVPRTASAMEHRAPLGANEIEKTPSERVTGDVESEPAAAARRETERVPPWREQVTARGMVAALLIGFVYSVIVMKLSLTTGLVPTLNVSVALLAFLALRGWTRALERLGIASRPFTRQENTVVQTCAVACYTIGFGGGFGSFLLGLNKKTYELAGENTPGNVPGSYKEPGIGWMTGFLLAVSFVGLLTLLPLRKVLVIDYKLTYPSGTATAVLINGFHTPQGDKNAKKQVRGFLKYFGISFLWSFFQWFYTGGDVCGFIQFPTFGLKAWKQTFFFDFSLTYVGAGMICSHLVNLSLLFGAILSWGVMWPLISKQKGNWFSAKASESSMTSLYGYKAFLCIALLVGDGLYNLVKVIFVAAKNVRERSNRRSLNRVANADTMALDDMQRNEVFNRDNIPTWLAYSGYAVLSVIAVVTIPFMFRQVKWYYVIVAYVLAPALGFCNAYGAGLTDMNMGYNYGKIALFVFAAWAGKDNGVVAGLVDCGLVKQLVLVSADLMHDFKTGHLTLTSPRSMLVGQAIGTLMGCVIAPLTFFLFYKAFDVGNPDGYWKAPYALIYRNMAILGVEGFSALPEHCLQLCVGFFAFAVLANVARDFLPRRFGQFVPLPMAMAVPFLVGANFAIDMCVGSLVVFAWHKLDIKKAALLVPAVASGLICGDGIWTFPSSLLALAKVKPPICMKFTPGS, from the exons ATGCCGCTTATAAAATTGACCGGCGAGCCAGTCCTCCGCTCTCTCGTGGGGTGCTCGGCGTTCTCGCCGTCGATCAGGAGCTGCTGTTCTGGCGAGCCAG CCGCCGCCGTCTCGGAGCTCGAGCTGCTAGTCCCCAGGACCGCCAGCGCCATGGAGCACCGCGCGCCGCTGGGCGCGAACGAGATTGAGAAGACGCCCTCCGAGCGCGTGACGGGGGACGTGGAGTCGGAGCCCGCAGCCGCGGCGCGGCGCGAGACGGAGCGCGTCCCGCCGTGGCGCGAGCAGGTGACCGCGCGCGGGATGGTGGCGGCGCTGCTCATCGGCTTCGTCTACTCGGTGATCGTGATGAAGCTGAGCCTCACCACGGGGCTCGTCCCCACGCTGAACGTCTCCGTCGCGCTGCTCGCCTTCCTCGCGCTCCGCGGCTGGACGCGCGCGCTCGAGCGCCTCGGCATTGCCTCCCGCCCCTTCACCCGCCAGGAGAACACCGTCGTCCAGACCTGCGCCGTCGCGTGCTATACCATCGGATTCGGCG GTGGGTTCGGGTCCTTCTTGCTGGGGCTGAACAAGAAGACGTACGAGCTGGCCGGGGAGAACACGCCGGGGAACGTGCCAGGGAGCTACAAGGAGCCCGGCATCGGCTGGATGACGGGATTCCTCCTCGCCGTCAGCTTCGTGGggctcctcaccttgcttcctctcagaaag GTACTCGTCATCGACTATAAACTAACTTATCCAAGTGGCACTGCTACTGCTGTTCTCATAAACGGGTTCCACACACCTCAAGGAGATAAGAATGCAAA AAAGCAAGTCCGTGGATTCCTCAAGTATTTCGGGATCAGCTTCTTGTGGAGCTTCTTCCAATGGTTCTACACCGGCGGCGACGTCTGCGGATTCATTCAGTTCCCTACTTTTGGGCTCAAAGCTTGGAAACAAAC GTTTTTCTTCGACTTCAGTCTCACGTACGTTGGCGCCGGGATGATCTGCTCGCACCTTGTCAACCTCTCGCTCCTCTTTGGCGCCATCCTTTCCTGGGGCGTAATGTGGCCACTCATCAGCAAACAAAAGGGCAATTGGTTCTCTGCAAAGGCATCTGAAAGTAGCATGACAAGCCTGTACGGTTACAAG GCCTTCCTCTGCATTGCTCTGCTCGTGGGAGACGGCCTCTACAACTTGGTCAAAGTCATCTTTGTCGCCGCCAAGAACGTACGCGAACGATCAAATCGCAGGAGCCTGAACAGAG TGGCGAACGCGGACACCATGGCGCTCGACGACATGCAGCGCAACGAGGTGTTCAACAGGGACAACATCCCGACCTGGCTGGCCTACAGCGGATACGCTGTGCTCAGCGTCATCGCGGTGGTCACCATCCCCTTCATGTTCCGGCAGGTGAAGTGGTACTACGTGATCGTCGCGTACGTGCTGGCGCCGGCGCTGGGGTTCTGCAACGCGTACGGCGCCGGCCTGACGGACATGAACATGGGCTACAACTACGGCAAGATCGCGCTGTTCGTGTTCGCGGCGTGGGCGGGGAAGGACAACGGCGTGGTCGCCGGCCTGGTGGACTGCGGGCTGGTGAAGCAGCTGGTGCTCGTCTCAGCCGACCTGATGCACGACTTCAAGACGGGCCACCTGACGCTGACGTCGCCGCGGTCGATGCTGGTGGGGCAGGCCATCGGCACGCTGATGGGCTGCGTCATCGCGCCGctcaccttcttcctcttctacaAGGCGTTCGACGTGGGCAACCCGGATGGGTACTGGAAGGCCCCCTACGCGCTCATCTACCGCAACATGGCCATCCTCGGCGTGGAGGGCTTCTCGGCGCTGCCGGAGCACTGCCTGCAGCTGTGCGTGGGGTTCTTCGCGTTCGCGGTGCTGGCCAACGTGGCGAGGGACTTTCTGCCGCGCCGGTTCGGGCAGTTCGTGCCTCTGCCGATGGCCATGGCCGTGCCGTTCCTCGTCGGCGCCAACTTCGCCATCGACATGTGCGTCGGGAGCCTGGTCGTGTTCGCGTGGCACAAGCTCGACATCAAGAAGGCCGCGCTGCTCGTGCCGGCTGTCGCCTCCGGGCTGATCTGCGGCGACGGAATCTGGACGTTCCCTTCGTCGCTGCTCGCGCTGGCCAAGGTCAAACCGCCCATCTGCATGAAGTTCACGCCGGGAAGCTAG